One region of Drosophila kikkawai strain 14028-0561.14 chromosome 2R, DkikHiC1v2, whole genome shotgun sequence genomic DNA includes:
- the LOC138928014 gene encoding uncharacterized protein has translation MDEYESLGHMKEVPPTRIPTDHYFIPHHCVLKPESSTTKLRVVFDASCKTTSNKSLNDILYAGPTVQSELFAILLRFRTHKYVFTADIEKMYRQVWIHPDHQFHQLIVWRKNPSDELKYYRLKTVTYGTTSAPFLATKCLDHLAEKTKKNLPLGAAVLKHDFYVDDCLTGANSIPEAVQIQQELNKILLPAGFKLRKWCSNNDGVLAQIPKEDIVNHVKLDETLQHYSVKTLGLIWVPHKDQLCGRSQKSEASTITKRVVSSEASQIFDPLGLFAPVVVKAKIFMQSLWELKMGWDDELPQLLQTEWKNYRADLQALNNLQIPRHIFDGKVPINQEIHTFVDASERAYGAAIYVRATYKNNQVSVRLLCSKSRVAPTVKETLPRLELCAAVLGAELTHRHHHITRLWQIESQKSKLFQTNLSGVTYHQLTIQQMYYQEELPPAG, from the exons ATGGACGAGTATGAGAgccttggacacatgaaagaagtgcCTCCCACAAGGATACCTACGGATCACTACTTTATCCCGCACCACTGTGTGCTAAAACCTGAGAGCAGCACTACAAAACTTCGGGTAGTGTTCGATGCTTCCTGCAAGaccaccagcaacaagtcgttaaatgatatattatatgctggacccaccgtacagagcgaactgtttgcaattttacTACGGTTCCGCACTCACAAGTACGTGTTCACAgccgatatagagaaaatgtatcgtCAGGTATGGATACATCCTGATCATCAATTTCATCAATTAATCGTCTGGCGAAAGAATCCATCAGACGAACTCAAGTATTATCGACTGAAAACCGTAACATACGGTacaacatcagctccattcctagctacaaaatgcttggatcacttggctgagaaaaccaaaaagaatttacCGCTTGGAGCAGCCGTGCTCAAGCATGATTTTTATGTTGACGACTGTCTCACAGGAGCAAATAGCATCCCAGAAGCAGTTCAGATTCAacaagagctaaacaaaatactgctaCCAGCCGGATTCAAGCTCCGAAAGTGGTGCTCCAACAATGACGGAGTTCTTGcacaaattccaaaggaaGACATAGTCAACCACGTCAAATTAGACGAAACCCTTCAACACTACAGTGTGAAAACATTGGGTTTGATCTGGGTACCACATAAGGATCAGCTATGTGGGCgatcccaaaaaagtgaagcgtcAACCATCACCAAACGAGTGGTGAGCTCAGAGGCGTCACAAATTTTCGATCCACTAGGACTATTCGCTCCTGTTGTGGTAAAGGCTAAGATATTCATGCAAAGCCTGTGGGAGCTGAAGATGGGCTGGGACGACGAGCTTCCTCAACTGCTGCAAACTGAGTGGAAAAATTATCGTGCTGATCTACAAGCATTGAACAATTTACAAATTCCACGGCACATCTTTGACGGAAAGGTGCCCATTAATCAGGAAATTCACACGTTTGTCGATGCGTCAGAGCGGGCATACGGAGCAGCAATCTATGTCCGAGCCACATATAAGAACAATCAAGTGTCTGTTCGGCTACTGTGCTCAAAGTCAAGAGTAGCGCCGACAGTAAAAGAGACGCTGCCTCGCCTGGAACTATGCGCCGCAGTCTTGGGAGCAGAGCTAACCCATAGG catcatcatatcaCACGTTTGTGGCAAATCGAATCGCAAAAATCCAAGCTGTTTCAGACCAATCTCAGTGGCGTCACGTACCATCAGCTAACAATCCAGCAGATGTACTATCAAGAGGAATTGCCGCCAGCAGGTTAG